In Bacteroidota bacterium, a single window of DNA contains:
- a CDS encoding exonuclease domain-containing protein, whose product MESKILVLDIETTGFDHRRDCILELGMVELDLTTGEVKELFDERFKEAHLSARHHNAWIFANGFMDHDDVRGALSLNNYKSEIQQILDRYRNRITAWNRPFDIDFLKSRGFDFGKDIPDPMRESTKYFRLTKRNGSCCKWPTAQEAWDKLFPEIVKIEKHRGLDDAVMEARIIYQLVNRGVYLV is encoded by the coding sequence ATGGAAAGTAAAATTTTGGTACTGGATATAGAAACTACAGGTTTTGATCATCGAAGAGATTGTATTTTGGAATTAGGAATGGTAGAGTTGGACTTAACTACAGGAGAGGTAAAAGAATTGTTTGATGAGCGGTTTAAAGAAGCTCATTTGTCAGCCCGTCACCATAATGCATGGATTTTTGCTAATGGATTTATGGATCATGATGATGTTAGAGGTGCTCTGTCGCTTAATAATTATAAAAGTGAAATTCAACAAATATTAGATAGGTATAGAAATAGAATTACTGCCTGGAACAGACCATTTGATATTGATTTTCTAAAAAGCAGAGGATTTGATTTTGGTAAAGATATACCGGATCCAATGAGAGAGAGTACTAAATACTTCAGGCTTACAAAAAGAAACGGCAGTTGTTGTAAATGGCCTACTGCACAGGAAGCATGGGATAAGCTATTTCCCGAAATTGTAAAAATTGAAAAGCACAGAGGTTTGGATGATGCAGTTATGGAGGCGAGAATTATTTATCAACTGGTTAATAGGGGAGTTTATTTGGTATAA
- a CDS encoding long-chain fatty acid--CoA ligase, protein MLNLSVLLEDSARKYPNKDAFIFMDKKLSYAQINGAANQIANGLSSMGIGKGDKVALSSLNLPYFPMVYFGILKAGASVVPMSVLLKKDEVAYHLKDSEAKAYLCFEGNDVLPMGKEGYAGFEQVESCENFFMITADPTQPSSVADVKTLGMLMKDQSPVFDTVQTGADDTAVVIYTSGTTGSPKGAELSHSNLFTNAVLSADLLRATSEDVQLIVLPLFHIFAMTVQMNAALYRGATNILMPRFDAEDVLATMQKYEVSLFAGVPTMYWGLLQYKNSKFDIEKIASNLRMAVSGGASLPVQVIKDFEEKFNVAILEGYGMSESSPVVTFNQLEVGRKAGSIGTPVYGVEVKVVDEEGNEVPLGEKGELIYRGPNVMKGYYKKPEANRGALKNGWLHSGDVATKDEDGFYYIVDRTKDMINRGGLNVYPREVEEVMMKHEAVSMVAVVGIQDEKLGEDTKAFVVLKEGQSVSDSELIEWTKERIAAYKYPRHVEFLDALPMSATGKILKKELRK, encoded by the coding sequence AGCAAATCAAATCGCTAATGGACTAAGTTCTATGGGTATTGGAAAAGGAGATAAAGTAGCATTAAGCTCTTTAAACCTTCCATATTTTCCAATGGTATATTTTGGAATTTTGAAAGCAGGGGCAAGTGTTGTTCCAATGAGTGTTTTATTGAAGAAAGATGAAGTTGCTTATCACCTTAAAGATTCTGAAGCAAAAGCATATTTGTGCTTCGAAGGAAACGATGTTCTTCCTATGGGGAAAGAAGGATACGCCGGATTTGAACAGGTTGAGAGTTGCGAAAACTTTTTTATGATTACAGCTGATCCAACTCAACCTTCTTCTGTTGCCGATGTTAAAACACTTGGAATGCTGATGAAAGATCAGTCACCGGTATTTGATACTGTTCAAACGGGTGCAGATGATACAGCTGTTGTTATATATACATCCGGTACAACAGGAAGTCCAAAAGGGGCAGAATTATCTCATAGTAACTTATTTACCAATGCAGTTTTGTCGGCAGATCTTCTTAGGGCAACATCAGAAGATGTGCAGTTGATTGTACTTCCATTGTTTCACATTTTTGCAATGACGGTACAGATGAATGCAGCATTATATAGAGGAGCAACAAATATTTTAATGCCGCGTTTCGATGCTGAAGATGTATTAGCTACAATGCAAAAATATGAAGTTTCATTATTTGCTGGTGTACCAACTATGTATTGGGGGTTATTACAATATAAAAACAGCAAATTTGATATAGAAAAAATTGCATCTAATTTAAGAATGGCTGTTTCAGGAGGTGCTTCTTTACCGGTTCAGGTTATAAAAGATTTTGAAGAGAAATTTAATGTAGCTATACTTGAGGGGTATGGAATGTCTGAGAGTTCGCCGGTTGTTACTTTTAACCAGCTGGAAGTTGGGCGTAAGGCAGGAAGTATAGGAACACCGGTTTACGGAGTAGAAGTAAAAGTAGTTGATGAAGAAGGAAATGAAGTTCCACTGGGCGAAAAAGGCGAGCTAATTTACCGAGGACCTAATGTGATGAAAGGGTATTACAAAAAACCTGAAGCCAATAGGGGTGCTCTTAAAAACGGATGGTTACATTCGGGTGATGTAGCTACAAAAGATGAAGATGGTTTCTACTATATTGTTGACAGAACCAAGGATATGATAAATCGTGGAGGTTTAAACGTTTATCCACGAGAAGTAGAAGAAGTAATGATGAAACACGAAGCTGTATCAATGGTTGCTGTGGTAGGGATTCAGGATGAAAAATTAGGAGAAGATACTAAAGCATTCGTAGTTCTTAAGGAAGGTCAGTCTGTTTCGGATAGCGAATTAATAGAGTGGACTAAAGAACGTATTGCTGCCTATAAATATCCAAGACATGTAGAATTTCTGGATGCATTACCTATGAGTGCAACAGGTAAGATTCTGAAGAAAGAGCTTAGAAAATAG